The Plasmodium cynomolgi strain B DNA, chromosome 13, whole genome shotgun sequence DNA segment ATGCATGATGGTGAGGCATGCGTCGTGCTGAAGTATGCGTGACGCTGATGCTTGCGTGGGCACCGAACTTGGCTGGTTAACCTCCACGAGGCCGCACCGGCTTGGAGTCACTCATTCGAGGATGATCCACCGGGAGGTTTCCCAGACGGGGGTATGCACCTTCGGCCCTTCGCCCCTTCGCCCCTTCGCTCCTTCGCCGTTTCACCCCTTCTCAGCCGTGTAGAAATGCCCGTGTGCTCATCCTTGCACGCGCATGTGCCGATCTGACTGCAACTgactgcaatttttttttttttttggcgcttTCCCCACAAAGGGGACATTATTTCTACTTCCAACCCAACCATGAATGACCCTCCCCCTGCCCctttggacaaaaaaaaaaaaaaaaatgggcgaaTAATCCATGCTTGCCAACTGTAGGAGGGTTGGCATCGTGCGTAGAAaattgtttcccctttttgtttcccctttttgtttcccctttttgtttgccCCTTTTCTGTTGTCGCcagaaaggggagggggatgTCACAAAGGGAGTGTGGCATTGGCAAAGTTAAGCGAAAAAGAGTGATAAAAAGAGAAGTGGAAAATTTTGCCATAAAAATTGGGCCGCTATCCACATGCAGACGTGCACACAGTGAGACGTCTCAACCGTTATGTTTATCACCGGAGCGGCATATCACTTCAGCTcagcttcttccctttcctttcctctcCGTTTTGCCCGTGCAAACAGATTAGCTATCTCTACTTTGTGCCACGCTGGGAAGTTCATTCGAGGGGACATTCCTCAGGAGCGTCTCCCTGGAGCATTTCCCTGTCGATGAAAATGGGGGTAGACGGGTGGACAGCCACGTTTAAGCGCcaacaggggaaaaaaaaaaaaataaaataaaataaacgggAGGTGGGTGCGTATAGCGAGGCCCTTgaagtttttcttttactgTTAAGATATtgtttcgtttcgtttcgttttatttttatcattttgttattatttttttttccttcactccGTTTTGGCAAATCTGCTACGGGAGTGTCCATCCCATGCAGAAGGTATGAGGTGtgcgaaaaaacgaattaacCAATGTAGCCAAGACAAAGAAGCCAAGGACGACAAAGAAGCCAAGGAAACCAAATTAACCAACGTGGCCAAAGGAACCATCGTGACAACCTCGTGTTGATTCCCTGCACACTTCGCAGGTTGCAACATTTgcgtgaaaatatttttaaaacgccccaggaagaagaaacctGGGCGCCATAAGCTACAGTTTCGATTTGcgcagataaaaaaaagctcgTGGGGCAATTAAGGTTTTTCCTTCACGTTTGTAAATAGCGCCACGGTGAAAAACGGTTCgcggttaaaaaaaaaaaaaagggcatggGTGGAGTGGGCGCCGTCGCCTGGGAGAGGCATAGATGGGGTGGGGCGTCCTCCCCACACGGCCATTTACTTGTACCCAGTGTACCTATTGTACCTATTGTACCCATTTACGTGTACCCACTTCCTTGCGCCTACTTCTTCCCCGCCTTCTTAACCTTCttggccttcttcttcttgtctCCCTTACTGCTACTCTCCTTCTTGCTCATCAGgaggttcattttttttttcagttctcTCTTGGCGTGATAAATCTGGAAGCGTTCATAGTCGGTGGCTAagtctctcttttttttaatcgtcaacttttttcccaaattggattttttaaactctcctaaaatatttgtactttttatagttttttggagaaatcctgttttgcaatttttattaattttgattCTTTCTTTTAAGAGTTTCAGTCTCTTCAGGGGTATGACCATTCGGGGTACTCTGCGCGGGGAGGGATGGTCGCATGGGGATAAGCACAGCGATGGCGATCACGGGGTACACTCTCACAGGATACACTCTCACGGGGTACACTCTCACAGGATACACTCTCACGGGGTACGCTCTCACGGGGTACGCTCTCACGGGGTACGCTCACGACGCACACCCAGTCGGGCACACCCGCTGCGCCACTGCGCCACTGCGCCGCTGCACAGGCGGTCATCCCATTAgcgctattttttattaccctGTGATGAAGGCTCCATCGACAATGACTCGGGTCAGCGTCACGATGTCCACAACGAAGCAGAGctggaaggggggggaggaagcaaaaggagTGTACGATTAGCGGCAACGGGAGGTCAGAAGCAGTGTACGATTCGCGGCAACNNNNNNNNNNNNNNNNNNNNNNNNNNNNNNNNNNNNNNNNNNNNNNNNNNNNNNNNNNNNNNNNNNNNNNNNNNNNNNNNNNNNNNNNNNNNNNNNNNNNNNNNNNNNNNNNNNNNNNNNNNNNNNNNNNNNNNNNNNNNNNNNNNNNNNNNNNNNNNNNNNNNNNNNNNNNNNNNNNNNNNNNNNNNNNNNNNNNNNNNNNNNNNNNNNNNNNNNNNNNNNNNNNNNNNNNNNNNNNNNNNNNNNNNNNNNNNNNNNNNNNNNNNNNNNNNNNNNNNNNNNNNNNNNNNNNNNNNNNNNNNNNNNNNNNNNNNNNNNNNNNNNNNNNNNNNNNNNNNNNNNNNNNNNNNNNNNNNNNNNNNNNNNNNNNNNNNNNNNNNNNNNNNNNNNNNNNNNNNNNNNNNNNNNNNNNNNNNNNNNNNNNNNNNNNNNNNNNNNNNNNNNNNNNNNNNNNNNNNNNNNNNNNNNNNNNNNNNNNNNNNNNNNNNNNNNNNNNNNNNNNNNNNNNNNNNNNNNNNNNNNNNNNNNNNNNNNNNNNNNNNNNNNNNNNNNNNNNNNNNNNNNNNNNNNNNNNNNNNNNNNNNNNNNNNNNNNNNNNNNNNNNNNNNNNNNNNNNNNNNNNNNNNNNNNNNNNNNNNNNNNNNNNNNNNNNNNNNNNNNNNNNNNNNNNNNNNNNNNNNNNNNNNNNNNNNNNNNNNNNNNNNNNNNNNNNNNNNNNNNNNNNNNNNNNNNNNNNNNNNNNNNNNNNNNNNNNNNNNNNNNNNNNNNNNNNNNNNNNNNNNNNNNNNNNNNNNNNNNNNNNNNNNNNNNNNNNNNNNNNNNNNNNNNNNNNNNNNNNNNNNNNNNNNNNNNNNNNNNNNNNNNNNNNNNNNNNNNNNNNNNNNNNNNNNNNNNNNNNNNNNNNNNNNNNNNNNNNNNNNNNNNNNNNNNNNNNNNNNNNNNNNNNNNNNNNNNNNNNNNNNNNNNNNNNGCGCATCGCAAGTGGAATGGCAGAATTGTTTTACCAATGGTATAACGTATGTTGCATTATGCCGCCgcgggggaggggaaaaaaaaaaattcagcaaTTCGGCAATTCGGCAGTTCGGCAATTCAGCAATTCATTCGCGCCATGCATAAGAGGGCGACGATGCACCGAGCTCGATTGGGGTCTGTGCTTGCCCCAAACGAACTCGCAAAAGTTATGCAGCGCGTATGCTATGCTATGCTACACTATGCTATGCTAGCTATAACAGTGCGTACCTGTGACAGTGGCACCTACCATTgtggtttttttccttcctatgCGCGGGGCGTGCTGCGCGCCCTTGGTCCCATTGGTGGCGCAAGGGTATTTTGGGCGCCCGCTATGGCACCGCCAAGTCGGCGCCTCGGCAGAGGGATAAAAATATGCGACCTGCGCGGTTTACGCGGTTTACGCGGTGTACTCGTGTATGTCGTGTACGCGGTTTgcgcgtgaaaaaaaaaagggaaaaaaaaggaaaaaaaaggaaaaaaaaaaaaatggaaaaaagagagaaaaatacTTACATAGTATATATGCTTAGCTTGTTACGCACCACGTGGACTGCGTCCTGCTGTGCAGTAGTTCCCCTCTTTGCAGGTGGTTCCCCCCTCTGTGCGGAGCAACCCGCCGCGCACTCACGTAAAGGCGACCTGCACGTCCGCGCGCGCGGCGGTCTCAATGATATTCGCCATGGCCACGCTCTTCTGCGCGGCGACGTTCATGTCCTGGCAAAAAACGCATTTAATCCCCGACTCGCGGAGCAGCTTCTCCGCCTCGTCCTGGTTTGTCCCCTCCAGCCGAATTATAAGTGCCTTCTTAAATGCAGTATCTTTAACAGCCCGGATAATACCCCTCGCAATGATATCGCATCTCATAATGCCACCCAGGATATTAATGAAGCATACCTTAGCCTTTGCAttattgttaattatttttaatgcctCTGTAATTTCGTCTTCCgttgcccctcccccaacATC contains these protein-coding regions:
- a CDS encoding 60S ribosomal protein L14 (partial;~putative); protein product: XXXXXXXXXXXXXXXXXXXXXXXXXXXXXXXXXXXXXXXXXLCFVVDIVTLTRVIVDGAFITGVPRMVIPLKRLKLLKERIKINKNCKTGFLQKTIKSTNILGEFKKSNLGKKLTIKKKRDLATDYERFQIYHAKRELKKKMNLLMSKKESSSKGDKKKKAKKVKKAGKK